From the genome of Pseudomonas sp. AB6, one region includes:
- a CDS encoding response regulator → MRLLLIEDDVALGEGIHQALSREGYTVDWLKDGSSALHALLSETFDLAVLDLGLPKLDGLEVLRRLRHSGSNLPVLILTAREATEDRIAGLDVGADDYLVKPFDVSELKARLRALLRRSAGRAKLLIEHAGISLNPSTQLVSYNNEPVALTPKEYQLLYELLSPPGRVMTRERLMQLLYGWSEEAESNTLEVHIHHLRKKFSSDLIRTIRGVGYLVEERS, encoded by the coding sequence ATGCGTTTGCTGCTCATCGAAGACGACGTTGCACTTGGCGAAGGTATCCATCAGGCCCTTAGCCGAGAGGGCTATACCGTCGACTGGCTCAAAGATGGAAGTAGCGCTCTGCATGCACTGCTCAGCGAAACATTTGATCTGGCAGTTCTCGACCTTGGCCTGCCAAAACTTGATGGCCTTGAGGTGCTGCGTCGTCTGCGCCATAGCGGCTCGAATCTGCCAGTACTCATTCTCACTGCACGCGAAGCTACCGAAGATCGGATTGCAGGATTGGACGTTGGCGCCGATGATTATCTGGTAAAACCATTCGACGTCTCTGAACTGAAGGCGAGGTTACGCGCGTTATTGCGTCGCAGTGCTGGCCGGGCGAAGTTGCTGATTGAGCACGCAGGCATAAGCCTTAACCCCAGCACACAACTGGTTAGCTACAATAACGAGCCGGTCGCACTAACGCCCAAAGAATACCAGTTGCTATACGAGCTGCTCTCGCCACCGGGTCGCGTGATGACTCGCGAACGGTTGATGCAATTGTTGTACGGCTGGAGCGAGGAGGCCGAAAGTAACACTCTCGAAGTACATATCCATCATCTGCGCAAAAAATTCTCAAGCGATCTGATTCGTACCATTAGAGGTGTCGGCTATCTCGTGGAGGAGCGCTCTTGA
- a CDS encoding c-type cytochrome: MRHSKAKNLWPMLAVAWLASAGLTPVARAADISAGADSYDAHCADCHSLANPMRNKKGPGLFGVIGRTAGTVPGYAKYSDALKTANLRWTPDKLDAYITNSKATVPGTTMKFRGIRDAKERADLLEFLSTQK; the protein is encoded by the coding sequence ATGCGCCATTCGAAAGCTAAAAACCTATGGCCTATGTTAGCGGTAGCTTGGCTAGCCAGTGCGGGGTTGACCCCCGTCGCACGCGCAGCCGATATAAGCGCCGGCGCTGATTCCTACGATGCCCACTGTGCAGATTGTCATAGTCTCGCTAATCCGATGAGAAACAAGAAAGGCCCTGGGCTTTTCGGCGTCATCGGGCGAACGGCGGGCACCGTCCCTGGTTACGCAAAGTATTCCGACGCCTTGAAGACTGCCAATCTTAGATGGACGCCCGACAAGCTCGACGCTTACATCACCAATTCAAAAGCAACGGTGCCTGGTACAACCATGAAGTTCAGGGGCATAAGAGACGCGAAAGAACGCGCCGATTTGTTGGAGTTTCTCTCGACGCAAAAATGA
- a CDS encoding cytochrome b — protein sequence MKQAAISSRYGKLSITLHWLMLALFVGVYGCIEIKGLLPRGDALRGLFLGLHGLFGLSIFALVWIRLLGRLSPAPSISPTPPRWQTSVAHLMHLALYALMIATPILAWLMLAAAGKPVPYFEFFLPAPVAVDPAFAKQLKGWHELLGNAGYWLIGLHAAAGLAHHYLIKDDTLERMLPRR from the coding sequence ATGAAGCAAGCCGCAATTTCATCACGTTATGGAAAGCTCTCAATAACGCTGCATTGGTTAATGTTGGCGCTATTCGTAGGCGTTTATGGTTGTATTGAAATCAAAGGCTTACTGCCAAGAGGAGACGCGTTGCGAGGGCTTTTTCTGGGTCTGCACGGGCTTTTTGGGCTGTCGATTTTTGCGTTGGTCTGGATTCGGCTACTGGGGCGGTTGAGCCCTGCGCCAAGCATATCGCCTACGCCGCCTCGGTGGCAGACAAGCGTTGCTCACCTTATGCACCTGGCCCTTTATGCATTGATGATTGCAACCCCAATCCTTGCCTGGCTGATGCTCGCAGCAGCAGGTAAGCCTGTTCCGTATTTCGAATTTTTCCTCCCGGCGCCAGTGGCCGTCGACCCGGCGTTCGCCAAGCAGCTCAAAGGCTGGCATGAACTGCTCGGCAATGCCGGTTACTGGCTGATTGGCTTGCATGCTGCGGCAGGGCTGGCTCATCACTATCTGATAAAAGATGACACGCTCGAACGCATGCTCCCGAGGCGTTAA
- a CDS encoding competence protein CoiA family protein, whose protein sequence is MTMFVALDQNARLIDIGKASRGLACDCTCVSCGEPVIARKGLIREHHFAHYSSKASCFIQRETLLHLYAKDVIRDALGLQLPSMPGVYPTSEDTSSWWDFERVEAEVPQPGFQPDLVAHLKDGTQLFIEVAVTSFVGEDKSLLIKESGIKTIELDLRELLHGIHAIPSDFARRYIIQRVEHKTWLYPQFSENVLQCIPTWLVHSPSAAPSVSQLAPKLHEHRFVIMGMWVSARILPSGSIAVRSWSFNPQIAELLKIWRNQLGGEYNPKYQNWIYSSVAREDILARLESMNGRS, encoded by the coding sequence ATGACCATGTTTGTTGCTCTTGACCAGAATGCCCGCCTGATTGATATCGGAAAAGCCTCGCGTGGTCTTGCTTGTGATTGCACGTGCGTTAGCTGCGGCGAGCCTGTTATTGCTCGTAAGGGGCTGATTCGCGAACATCATTTCGCCCACTATTCCTCCAAGGCGAGTTGCTTCATTCAGCGTGAAACCCTGCTGCACCTCTATGCCAAGGATGTGATTCGAGATGCCCTCGGACTGCAACTGCCATCGATGCCTGGCGTTTACCCCACAAGCGAAGACACCAGCAGTTGGTGGGATTTTGAAAGGGTTGAAGCGGAGGTGCCACAGCCAGGTTTTCAACCCGATCTGGTGGCCCATCTCAAAGACGGCACACAGCTATTCATCGAAGTCGCAGTTACCTCATTCGTAGGGGAAGACAAATCGCTATTGATAAAAGAGAGCGGCATAAAGACAATTGAACTCGATCTACGCGAGTTGCTGCACGGTATTCACGCGATCCCGTCAGATTTTGCAAGGCGCTACATAATTCAACGCGTTGAGCATAAAACCTGGCTGTACCCACAGTTCTCGGAAAACGTATTACAATGCATTCCAACATGGTTGGTGCATTCACCGTCTGCGGCACCGTCTGTCTCTCAGCTCGCCCCGAAGCTGCACGAGCACCGTTTCGTTATCATGGGCATGTGGGTGTCCGCTAGAATACTGCCTAGCGGCTCCATTGCCGTACGCTCTTGGTCTTTCAATCCACAAATTGCTGAGTTGCTCAAAATCTGGCGTAATCAGCTGGGTGGGGAATACAACCCAAAATACCAGAACTGGATATACTCATCTGTCGCAAGGGAGGATATATTAGCTCGGCTTGAGTCAATGAACGGGCGTAGTTGA
- a CDS encoding cytochrome b, translated as MNNNARYHDLTIAMHWATALFIVLAIGSVLLRDTVEDDDWQSFLLNLHRSMGVAILLLAIVRLLTRLIASSSSVNAGLPKSVRLAAKAGHGVLYLFLLALPLTGWLLTSAQGKTLSFFGVYDLPMLVSKNRDLADQLGGIHETGAWIFIALIGMHISAALWHHFWRKDQVLRSMLPDSSQ; from the coding sequence ATGAACAATAACGCCCGGTATCATGACCTGACCATCGCGATGCACTGGGCAACGGCCTTGTTCATCGTGCTGGCCATAGGTTCGGTATTGCTCAGAGACACTGTCGAAGACGATGACTGGCAAAGCTTCTTGCTTAACCTGCATCGCTCCATGGGTGTAGCAATACTGTTGTTGGCGATTGTTCGCCTGTTAACCCGCCTGATCGCAAGCTCCAGCAGCGTTAACGCCGGGTTGCCAAAATCCGTTCGCCTTGCCGCTAAAGCAGGTCATGGCGTCCTGTATCTTTTTTTGTTGGCCCTGCCTCTTACCGGATGGTTGCTAACCAGCGCCCAAGGTAAAACTTTAAGTTTTTTCGGGGTGTACGACCTGCCGATGCTCGTTTCTAAAAACCGCGATCTTGCGGACCAATTAGGTGGAATCCACGAAACTGGCGCTTGGATTTTTATCGCTTTAATTGGGATGCACATATCCGCTGCGCTTTGGCACCACTTCTGGCGTAAAGATCAGGTGCTGCGCTCCATGCTTCCCGATTCGTCCCAATGA
- a CDS encoding cation diffusion facilitator family transporter → MNYRDFSNDHEDDSYSSAERAAAASRCTWVSVVVNIALSFTQIAVGILSKSQGLVADGVHSLSDLIADFVVLFASRKSKDAADEGHPYGHLRFETAASMVLGILLLGVGIGMIGAAVLKLETPESIATTHVAALWVAGAALITKELLFRFMLTVAKKVKSSLLIANAWHARSDAASSLVVGIGIAGNLAGYPILDPIAALIVGGMIARMGWKFTWDSLHDLMDRAADEEEVTTIRQTLVQTPGIKGVHDLRTRKMGDMIVVDAHIEVDASLTVEQGHAIAVAARQNVMQRHRVLNLMTHVDPWSRPDLDH, encoded by the coding sequence ATGAACTATAGAGATTTCTCTAACGATCATGAGGATGATTCGTATAGCTCTGCTGAGCGAGCGGCGGCGGCCTCTAGATGTACATGGGTAAGCGTCGTCGTGAACATAGCGCTTTCGTTCACTCAGATCGCGGTAGGCATTTTGTCGAAATCCCAAGGCCTTGTTGCCGATGGGGTACATTCTTTATCAGACCTGATCGCTGATTTTGTTGTGTTGTTCGCAAGCCGCAAGAGCAAGGACGCCGCCGACGAAGGTCACCCCTATGGGCATTTGCGATTTGAAACCGCAGCGTCGATGGTTCTAGGCATACTGCTGCTTGGGGTGGGAATCGGGATGATTGGGGCTGCCGTGCTAAAGCTTGAAACGCCTGAGTCTATCGCAACGACGCATGTTGCAGCCTTATGGGTCGCCGGGGCTGCACTGATCACAAAAGAGCTATTGTTTCGCTTCATGCTGACTGTCGCCAAAAAAGTAAAATCGAGCTTATTAATTGCAAATGCGTGGCACGCGCGTTCTGACGCTGCTTCATCGCTAGTGGTCGGTATCGGTATTGCCGGAAACTTGGCGGGCTATCCCATCCTCGACCCTATTGCAGCCCTTATCGTGGGGGGCATGATTGCACGTATGGGGTGGAAGTTCACGTGGGACTCCCTGCATGACTTGATGGATCGTGCCGCGGATGAAGAGGAGGTCACCACTATCCGCCAGACGCTAGTACAAACGCCAGGTATCAAAGGCGTACATGATCTACGCACCCGCAAAATGGGCGATATGATCGTGGTAGATGCGCATATTGAAGTTGATGCCTCATTAACGGTTGAGCAAGGTCACGCCATTGCAGTAGCGGCGAGGCAGAATGTAATGCAGCGCCATCGGGTATTGAATTTGATGACCCATGTTGACCCGTGGAGCCGCCCAGATCTGGACCATTGA
- a CDS encoding ATP-binding protein has product MNSIRQRTLTLIIGLLLAGLLVLTLFNAHDSNHEIAEIYNAQLAQNARLLEGVMRMPLEHTQLEQLYEAFNQALAQAEPRGNGHPYESKIAFRVWDKDGNLLVQTASSPDFIGPPEGTGFSAIVDINKHEWRAFVLKDPEQGLQIWVGERDDVRSDLVNRIVRHTVWLNLIGSLLLIVSIWLAIGWGLKPLANFASTLRERHSGSLQPLRLSPLPSELEPMQAALNRLLGQIQDLLNRERRLIADAAHEMRTPLAILRVHAQNVLEARNEEQRRESLSYLIIGVDRTTRLINQLLTIARLEPNPSPVSKTPVDLVNAVRESLVQLTPWVLNKGLELSYECVGETREVRVDFAAIDIALHNLITNAVNFSPKNGQVTVGLSFSDNHYRLTVDDQGPGIDEMEKERLFEPFYSRGNDQGVGLGLAIVTKVALLIGGEISLDNLAAGGLRASLKIPIG; this is encoded by the coding sequence TTGAACTCGATTCGTCAGCGCACCCTAACCCTGATCATCGGGCTTCTGCTGGCCGGATTATTGGTCCTGACCCTCTTCAACGCGCATGATAGCAACCACGAAATTGCCGAAATTTACAATGCTCAACTGGCGCAAAATGCGCGGCTGCTCGAGGGCGTCATGCGCATGCCCTTGGAGCATACGCAGCTTGAGCAACTCTATGAGGCATTCAACCAGGCGCTGGCCCAAGCCGAGCCAAGAGGCAACGGGCACCCTTACGAAAGCAAGATTGCCTTTCGAGTATGGGACAAAGACGGCAACTTGCTGGTACAAACCGCCAGTTCGCCCGACTTTATCGGCCCTCCGGAAGGAACCGGCTTCAGCGCCATAGTTGATATCAACAAACATGAGTGGCGCGCTTTTGTGCTGAAGGATCCAGAACAAGGGCTGCAAATATGGGTAGGAGAACGGGATGATGTTCGTTCGGATTTGGTCAACCGCATCGTCCGTCACACGGTATGGCTCAATCTAATCGGTAGCCTACTGCTCATCGTGTCAATCTGGCTCGCAATCGGGTGGGGGCTCAAGCCGTTGGCCAACTTTGCCAGCACCCTCAGGGAGCGACACTCGGGCTCGTTACAGCCGCTGCGCCTATCGCCACTGCCAAGCGAACTCGAACCGATGCAGGCCGCCTTGAACAGGTTACTAGGGCAAATTCAGGACTTGCTCAACCGTGAACGGCGACTGATTGCCGACGCTGCCCATGAGATGCGCACTCCATTGGCAATTCTCAGGGTTCATGCGCAAAACGTACTGGAGGCTCGCAACGAAGAACAGCGGCGCGAATCGCTAAGCTACCTGATCATTGGCGTCGATCGTACCACCCGGCTCATCAATCAATTACTTACCATCGCCCGCCTGGAGCCAAATCCATCGCCGGTCAGCAAAACGCCCGTGGACCTAGTGAATGCAGTGCGCGAAAGTCTCGTCCAGCTGACACCCTGGGTTCTGAACAAAGGGCTGGAGCTATCCTATGAATGCGTCGGTGAAACACGCGAAGTACGCGTTGATTTTGCGGCCATCGATATCGCCCTGCACAACCTCATCACCAATGCAGTTAACTTTTCGCCTAAAAACGGTCAGGTTACGGTGGGCCTGTCTTTTTCAGATAATCATTATCGGTTGACTGTTGACGATCAGGGCCCCGGGATCGATGAAATGGAAAAAGAGCGACTGTTTGAACCCTTCTACAGTCGAGGCAATGATCAGGGCGTGGGGCTCGGGCTGGCCATTGTGACGAAAGTTGCACTGCTTATCGGCGGTGAAATAAGCCTCGACAACCTGGCGGCCGGTGGACTTCGCGCGAGCTTGAAAATACCAATTGGTTGA
- a CDS encoding N-6 DNA methylase yields the protein MSSINTETETVVKKILPYLERRGYDIVNDLDFETGVSITERYSKGYIDILVHAGKAKPLFLIEAKKISKTLTTKDRDQAIAYAKSSEINVPFVVVTNGVQIQCFNVRTKNRILWDGKPDDKIPSKDQIKKVSLALKTNPNESVIKISNDDSLPFRPGLALRQLNALFYKCHSAIRKIEKNEESAFSDFSKLLFLKLLEEKADVEDDFKLPYSYRFHELAEKPSGEADQVKTAILSMITGIVKERSYGEVLENPLLLKNPKTFQYVVKELAAVSFYDCSLDSKGAAFEYFVRATLKGKKLGQYFTPRELVQTMLAIVGQKKIVTSVITGTPIKVLDPACGTGGFLVFLMQDSLNQLKKLLDAKDITKAAYDNAKSLIKERIFFGSDANEGVAASAKMNMIIAGDGHTNIQNEDSLSSAAKNWSVDVPNCDLILTNPPFGTSESDSLAKADRAQFPIWSGKGQYLFIQKMVLSLIPDTGELCTVIDEGVLNTESAGDLRRWLMQQCRLKAVFNLPGETFKPNKINVRSSLLYFERREKPDLDFEDNYKVTICQIQSLGYIGSGDKIRGYDIDKFLREISKDVFDTAKSNHRKGYNWEAFDIESSTIVKDTGCRFDYKYWNSDTRSRIAEIRAKGGRLIAEMNMKETSRGKSPAAENYVDEKDGFAIVIKSGSNVSKQGTIVTTDADWIEKSVYDEFLIQPSNKNIIQKYDVLLSSTGDGTLGKCAVYELDTPAIADGHVTIIRVNPDLIDPYYLCDYLRAGFGAVQINRLYTGSTGMIELTPDQVNSIVVDMRSGVDEQKKLSFEVRALETKYLEMLHEADGINQQSASVLNL from the coding sequence ATGTCATCTATTAACACCGAAACTGAGACCGTTGTTAAAAAGATTCTCCCTTACTTAGAGCGCCGAGGCTATGACATAGTTAATGACCTTGATTTTGAAACTGGAGTATCCATTACGGAGCGGTACTCCAAAGGGTATATTGACATCTTAGTCCATGCAGGGAAGGCAAAGCCGCTTTTTCTTATAGAGGCAAAAAAAATCTCTAAGACGCTTACAACGAAGGATAGAGATCAAGCTATTGCTTACGCCAAGTCGTCGGAAATAAACGTGCCATTTGTGGTCGTCACAAATGGTGTACAAATCCAATGCTTTAATGTGCGTACTAAAAATAGAATCCTTTGGGACGGAAAGCCTGATGATAAAATACCATCAAAGGACCAAATAAAAAAAGTATCTTTAGCACTAAAGACCAATCCTAATGAGTCAGTAATTAAAATCTCAAATGACGACAGTTTGCCGTTTCGTCCAGGCTTAGCATTGAGACAACTTAATGCACTTTTCTACAAGTGCCATAGCGCCATCCGAAAAATAGAAAAAAATGAGGAAAGCGCTTTTTCGGACTTTTCGAAACTTTTGTTCTTAAAGCTTTTAGAAGAAAAAGCTGATGTAGAAGATGACTTTAAACTCCCATATTCCTATAGATTTCATGAGCTCGCTGAAAAACCATCAGGTGAGGCCGACCAAGTTAAAACTGCGATTTTGAGCATGATTACGGGGATTGTAAAGGAGCGTTCATACGGAGAAGTTTTGGAAAATCCTTTACTATTAAAGAATCCGAAAACGTTTCAATACGTAGTAAAAGAATTGGCAGCGGTTTCTTTCTATGACTGCAGTTTAGATTCTAAAGGAGCCGCGTTCGAATATTTTGTTCGGGCGACATTAAAAGGCAAGAAGCTAGGCCAATATTTTACGCCTAGGGAACTCGTACAGACAATGCTAGCCATTGTTGGCCAAAAGAAAATTGTTACCTCAGTTATCACCGGCACACCAATTAAAGTCCTTGACCCCGCGTGTGGTACGGGAGGGTTTCTTGTTTTCCTCATGCAAGACTCTTTAAATCAGCTCAAAAAACTTCTTGATGCCAAGGATATTACAAAAGCGGCTTACGATAATGCCAAGAGTTTGATTAAGGAACGCATATTCTTTGGCTCCGATGCAAATGAGGGAGTGGCCGCTTCTGCGAAGATGAACATGATTATAGCTGGGGACGGCCACACCAATATCCAGAATGAAGACAGCCTATCTAGCGCAGCTAAAAATTGGAGTGTTGACGTACCTAACTGTGACCTAATTTTAACAAATCCACCTTTCGGGACGTCTGAATCGGATTCCCTCGCTAAAGCTGACCGTGCCCAGTTCCCTATATGGAGTGGAAAAGGGCAGTACCTTTTCATTCAAAAAATGGTTTTATCTCTCATTCCAGATACAGGTGAGCTTTGTACCGTTATTGACGAAGGCGTATTGAACACGGAAAGCGCTGGAGATCTTCGCCGATGGCTAATGCAACAATGCAGGCTGAAAGCCGTCTTTAACCTACCAGGCGAAACATTCAAACCGAATAAAATTAACGTTCGATCTAGCCTATTGTATTTCGAACGTAGAGAAAAACCTGACCTTGATTTTGAAGACAATTATAAAGTTACTATTTGTCAAATCCAATCCCTTGGGTATATAGGCTCTGGTGACAAGATCAGAGGGTATGATATCGATAAATTCCTTCGCGAGATATCAAAAGATGTCTTTGATACTGCAAAAAGCAATCATCGGAAAGGATATAACTGGGAAGCGTTCGATATTGAATCCTCAACTATAGTAAAGGATACTGGATGTAGATTTGATTATAAATATTGGAATTCTGATACTAGATCACGTATCGCTGAAATCAGAGCAAAGGGAGGGCGACTCATTGCCGAGATGAATATGAAGGAGACATCCAGAGGCAAAAGCCCAGCAGCTGAAAACTACGTTGACGAAAAAGATGGATTTGCAATTGTTATAAAGTCAGGCAGCAATGTAAGCAAGCAAGGCACAATAGTTACCACAGATGCTGACTGGATAGAAAAATCGGTATATGACGAATTCTTGATACAACCTTCAAACAAAAATATTATCCAGAAATACGATGTTCTATTATCTTCCACAGGCGATGGCACGTTAGGTAAATGTGCTGTTTACGAGCTGGATACCCCTGCCATAGCCGATGGACATGTGACTATTATACGCGTGAATCCGGATTTGATTGATCCATATTATCTTTGTGACTATTTGAGAGCCGGCTTTGGTGCTGTACAAATTAACAGGCTTTATACGGGTTCGACGGGGATGATCGAGTTAACTCCCGACCAGGTGAATTCTATAGTCGTGGATATGCGGTCTGGAGTAGACGAGCAGAAAAAACTTTCATTTGAAGTAAGAGCGTTAGAAACTAAATACCTCGAAATGTTGCATGAAGCTGATGGCATAAATCAGCAATCCGCATCTGTTCTCAACCTGTAG